From Gemmatimonadales bacterium, a single genomic window includes:
- a CDS encoding DUF1440 domain-containing protein — protein MSRRNRHTEGGTGAAAIKGAIAGAVATWLMGQITNYMYERENPEAREAEDRARSGKTAYGAAAQKAAELAGRSIDDKQRERLGSMIHWAIGIGTGAVYGVLRRRFAAVGRLGGAGFGTAFWGLVDEGLVSALGLTPGPAAFPWQTHARGLAGHLTFGTVTDATLRVLDAVA, from the coding sequence ATGTCCCGACGCAACAGACACACCGAGGGCGGTACCGGCGCGGCCGCGATCAAGGGTGCCATCGCCGGTGCCGTGGCGACCTGGCTTATGGGCCAGATCACCAACTACATGTACGAGCGCGAGAACCCCGAGGCCCGCGAGGCGGAGGATCGGGCCCGCAGCGGCAAGACCGCCTACGGGGCAGCGGCCCAGAAGGCCGCTGAGCTCGCGGGCCGGAGCATCGACGACAAGCAGCGCGAGCGTCTGGGCTCGATGATTCACTGGGCAATCGGTATCGGCACCGGAGCCGTTTACGGAGTGCTCCGGCGGCGGTTTGCCGCCGTCGGCCGGCTGGGCGGGGCCGGATTCGGAACGGCCTTCTGGGGACTGGTGGACGAGGGACTGGTGTCCGCCCTCGGCCTCACGCCTGGTCCGGCGGCATTCCCATGGCAGACCCACGCCCGCGGGCTGGCTGGCCACCTGACTTTCGGCACGGTCACCGATGCTACACTCCGGGTGCTCGACGCCGTCGCCTGA
- the rpsU gene encoding 30S ribosomal protein S21 codes for MTEVRLKDEDSLERALKLFKRKLQKSGLFGELRRRRHYVKPSEARAIKTAAALRRKRKKRVTTDAW; via the coding sequence ATGACCGAGGTGAGGCTCAAGGACGAAGACAGCCTGGAGCGCGCGCTCAAGCTGTTCAAGCGGAAGCTGCAGAAGTCCGGACTCTTCGGCGAGCTCCGGCGCCGGCGGCACTACGTCAAGCCCAGCGAGGCGCGAGCCATCAAGACCGCTGCCGCCCTCCGGCGCAAGCGCAAGAAGAGAGTCACCACCGACGCCTGGTAG
- a CDS encoding TetR/AcrR family transcriptional regulator, producing the protein MIPTTRAPQPQETRARILDAAREMFVKEGIEAVTMRAIAKKVEYTPTAIYHHFRDKHALLRELCENDMRALAQAFQRSGRIEDPIERLRRIAQTYIRFGLENPSHYRFLFMTVTPEVEAGVEKGNPEEDAYSFLRRTAAEAISARRLRTELTDPDQVALMAWSVIHGIVSLSIVFDNDDWIAWPDPEKTGLEGMDALIRGILRGG; encoded by the coding sequence ATGATCCCGACCACGAGGGCGCCCCAACCCCAGGAAACCCGCGCTCGCATCCTCGACGCGGCCCGGGAGATGTTCGTCAAGGAGGGTATCGAGGCGGTGACCATGCGGGCCATCGCCAAGAAGGTCGAGTACACGCCCACGGCGATCTATCATCACTTCCGGGACAAGCATGCGTTGCTGCGGGAGCTGTGCGAGAACGACATGCGCGCGCTGGCCCAGGCATTTCAGCGGAGTGGACGGATCGAGGACCCGATCGAGCGGCTCCGACGGATTGCGCAGACCTACATCCGTTTCGGCCTGGAGAACCCCAGTCACTACCGGTTCCTCTTCATGACCGTCACGCCGGAGGTCGAGGCCGGCGTCGAGAAGGGCAATCCTGAGGAGGATGCATACAGCTTTCTCCGCCGTACCGCCGCCGAAGCGATTTCCGCCCGCCGGCTCCGGACGGAGCTGACCGACCCGGACCAGGTGGCGCTGATGGCCTGGTCGGTCATCCATGGGATCGTGTCGCTCTCGATCGTGTTCGACAACGACGATTGGATTGCGTGGCCCGATCCGGAGAAGACCGGGCTCGAGGGGATGGATGCGCTGATTCGGGGAATCCTGCGGGGAGGGTAG
- a CDS encoding DEAD/DEAH box helicase, whose translation MLPTLRQALATSTAAVLQAPPGAGKTTRVPLALLAEPWLAGARIVMLESRRLAARASARRMAQMLGEEVGATVGYRVRHDTRVGPRTRVEVVTEGVLTRMLQSDRELAGIGLLVFDEFHERSIHADLGLALALQSQGILRPISACSSCPPPSTADRWRISWAARLS comes from the coding sequence GTGCTTCCTACCCTCCGTCAGGCGCTGGCCACCTCTACCGCCGCGGTGCTCCAGGCGCCACCCGGGGCGGGGAAGACCACGCGGGTGCCGCTCGCACTGCTGGCGGAGCCCTGGCTGGCTGGGGCTCGGATCGTGATGCTGGAGTCCCGGCGGCTCGCCGCACGGGCCTCGGCAAGGCGGATGGCGCAGATGCTGGGGGAAGAGGTCGGCGCCACGGTCGGCTACCGAGTCCGACACGATACCCGGGTTGGCCCGCGCACCAGGGTGGAGGTGGTGACCGAGGGCGTTCTCACCCGCATGCTCCAATCCGATCGGGAGCTGGCGGGAATCGGGCTGCTCGTCTTCGACGAGTTTCACGAGCGGAGCATCCACGCGGACCTGGGCCTCGCGCTGGCGCTGCAGTCTCAAGGAATACTGCGCCCGATCTCCGCCTGCTCGTCATGTCCGCCACCCTCGACGGCGGACCGGTGGCGGATCTCTTGGGCGGCGCGCCTGTCGTGA
- a CDS encoding helicase-related protein — protein sequence MFPLLSSRLHGNLSPEQQDRAIRPSLPGHGKVVLATSIPETSLTIEGVRIVVDSGLARVPRYSPRRGMTRLATVRVSRASTDQRRGRAGRLGPGVCCRLWAAHEDHQLLPRETPEILDADLAALALELALAGVADPAELAWPDSPPPASYSEARLLLRQLGALDREGRLTVHDREMTRFALHPRLAHMVIRGRELGAGGLACELATRSSVPGGFGWARWF from the coding sequence GTGTTCCCGCTGCTGTCATCCCGTTTGCACGGCAACCTCTCTCCGGAGCAGCAGGATCGAGCCATCAGGCCGAGCCTGCCGGGCCACGGGAAAGTGGTGCTCGCGACCTCGATCCCTGAGACCAGCCTGACGATCGAGGGCGTCCGCATCGTGGTGGATTCGGGACTCGCCAGAGTCCCTCGGTATTCCCCACGCAGGGGGATGACCCGCCTGGCGACCGTCCGGGTGTCCCGCGCGTCGACCGACCAGCGGCGCGGCCGGGCCGGTCGGCTGGGGCCGGGAGTGTGCTGCCGGCTCTGGGCCGCGCATGAAGACCACCAGCTCCTACCCCGGGAAACTCCGGAGATCCTGGACGCCGATCTCGCGGCCCTCGCGCTGGAGCTGGCGCTTGCCGGCGTGGCCGATCCGGCGGAGCTCGCTTGGCCGGACTCGCCCCCGCCCGCGTCCTATAGCGAGGCGCGGCTGCTGCTTCGCCAGCTCGGCGCACTGGATCGCGAAGGGCGGCTGACCGTCCACGACCGGGAGATGACCCGCTTCGCGCTCCATCCGCGCCTTGCCCATATGGTCATACGGGGGCGGGAGCTCGGTGCCGGCGGCCTGGCGTGCGAGCTGGCAACGCGGTCGTCAGTACCCGGCGGGTTCGGCTGGGCGCGCTGGTTCTGA
- a CDS encoding RNA polymerase sigma factor RpoD/SigA — translation MAVKKRARRGRVSPLPKAVDEGRESLDFYLQEISRIPLLSVQEESAVARRAFKGDVEAQEKLARHNVRFVVSVAKKFQNRGVPLMDLIGEGNVGLMTAARKFDPDRGVKFISYAVWWIRQAIQAAIARHGRPVRVPLNRTADLNRLGRATTLLAERLGRAPTTEELVAATGLTRDAVRSLSALHIEAVRLDHPVRETDDRGRMERFVPTTQESTDSAALVSSQTTDLDAALAALPPRDAKVLRLYFGLDDGKTRTLEEIGQMMGVTRERIRQLRDRALRQLREQHGDKLRDLAA, via the coding sequence GTGGCAGTCAAGAAGCGTGCGCGTCGAGGACGAGTTTCCCCCCTCCCCAAGGCGGTGGACGAGGGGCGGGAGAGCCTGGACTTTTACCTCCAGGAGATTAGCCGAATTCCGCTCCTTTCGGTGCAGGAGGAGTCGGCCGTGGCCCGTCGTGCCTTCAAGGGAGACGTCGAGGCCCAAGAGAAGCTCGCCCGGCATAACGTGAGGTTCGTGGTCTCGGTGGCGAAAAAGTTCCAGAACCGTGGGGTCCCGCTCATGGACCTCATCGGCGAGGGGAACGTCGGCCTGATGACTGCGGCGCGGAAGTTCGACCCGGATCGCGGCGTGAAATTCATCTCCTACGCCGTCTGGTGGATCCGCCAGGCGATTCAGGCGGCGATCGCGCGCCATGGCCGCCCGGTCCGGGTGCCGCTCAACCGCACGGCCGACCTCAATCGGCTCGGCCGCGCCACCACGCTGCTGGCCGAGCGGCTGGGCCGGGCTCCCACGACGGAGGAGCTGGTGGCGGCCACCGGGCTGACCCGGGATGCGGTGCGCTCGCTGAGCGCGCTCCACATCGAGGCGGTCCGGCTGGATCATCCCGTACGGGAGACCGACGATCGGGGCAGGATGGAACGGTTCGTACCCACCACCCAGGAAAGCACTGACTCGGCGGCCCTGGTGAGCAGCCAGACCACCGATCTCGACGCGGCCCTGGCGGCGCTCCCGCCCCGTGATGCGAAGGTGCTCCGGCTCTATTTCGGGCTAGACGACGGCAAGACGCGGACGCTGGAGGAGATCGGCCAGATGATGGGAGTCACCCGCGAGCGGATCAGGCAGCTCCGCGATCGGGCGCTGCGACAGCTCCGGGAGCAGCACGGTGACAAGCTGAGGGATCTCGCCGCCTGA
- a CDS encoding DUF1097 domain-containing protein — MDVLLALGISIGILIAGWTYVALGPGALPVWAGIVAWGSFFAAGGKMAGLTKTIASNLSGVLWAYLALTAANRFGGGLPVLSAMVGIAAFIMVLQAKISLLSFIPGAFLGAATAVSVVVGANGEWIRTVIALVAGAVLGYLSEVLAGAMTGTAKQAA, encoded by the coding sequence GTGGACGTGCTGCTCGCACTCGGCATCAGTATCGGCATCCTGATCGCAGGCTGGACTTACGTGGCTCTCGGACCCGGCGCGCTTCCGGTCTGGGCCGGCATCGTGGCGTGGGGCAGTTTCTTCGCCGCGGGCGGAAAGATGGCCGGCCTGACCAAGACCATCGCCTCCAATCTCTCGGGAGTCCTCTGGGCCTACCTGGCGCTGACGGCCGCCAACCGGTTCGGTGGCGGGTTGCCAGTGCTGTCCGCCATGGTCGGGATCGCGGCGTTCATCATGGTCCTGCAGGCCAAGATCTCGCTCTTGAGCTTCATCCCCGGCGCCTTCCTCGGGGCGGCAACTGCCGTGAGTGTCGTGGTCGGGGCCAACGGGGAATGGATCAGGACCGTCATCGCACTGGTGGCCGGCGCCGTGCTCGGCTACCTCTCCGAGGTGCTGGCCGGGGCGATGACCGGCACCGCGAAACAGGCCGCCTGA
- the dacB gene encoding D-alanyl-D-alanine carboxypeptidase/D-alanyl-D-alanine-endopeptidase, with the protein MIRARTRALAVVCLVAGAATTASLSAQTLPSGERDALDGWYRRTVQRTPGGLWGIAVGTMDGKILWSASPELEMVPASTAKLFTTGFSRARVGGNSRITTRVVGDGALDRNSGRWQGAWALELGGDPTLERSGRNGPKLLELARRLRERGVRILDGPLALTSRTGPAASSYPVTWSTEFQGQLYAPPVGPVTLHENTVSLTFRPGRDVGSPPLLVSAYPAGVDRLVRIAATTVGGSGSRLSLLPAPDGGWTLVGRIGLYRRTAGLSAVAYDPARLLTVVWAAALERAGIRWVNPGGPVAFTPRTTTVLAQVESAPFDSVATEVNRRSLNIGAELMLQWAAGSQTAGPELVTQHVREVVGPSARVLLVDGSGLSDLDRISPLTQVLYLARYPQLPGNQGYPMLLPANGTGTLRNLRQGMHRGVVHAKTGTLENVAALAGYLGRPDGVLVISLMYNGRRIHAARAAEWEMFRLLGAEGVTLSGMLETQMGGTSTKAEE; encoded by the coding sequence ATGATCCGAGCACGTACTCGGGCTCTGGCCGTCGTCTGCCTGGTGGCGGGCGCTGCCACGACCGCATCCCTGTCAGCCCAGACCCTTCCGTCGGGAGAGCGCGACGCGCTCGACGGGTGGTACCGGCGTACCGTCCAGCGGACGCCGGGCGGACTATGGGGCATCGCGGTCGGGACCATGGACGGCAAGATCCTGTGGAGCGCCAGCCCGGAGCTCGAGATGGTGCCGGCGTCCACGGCCAAGCTCTTCACCACCGGGTTCTCCCGTGCGCGGGTGGGGGGCAACTCGCGGATCACCACGAGAGTGGTCGGCGATGGCGCGCTGGATCGGAACTCGGGCCGCTGGCAGGGCGCATGGGCGCTGGAGCTCGGCGGTGATCCGACGCTCGAGCGGTCCGGCCGCAACGGGCCCAAGCTGCTCGAGCTTGCCCGCCGGCTCCGCGAGCGCGGGGTGCGAATACTGGACGGTCCGCTGGCGCTCACCAGTCGCACCGGACCCGCGGCGTCGAGCTACCCAGTCACCTGGTCCACCGAGTTTCAGGGTCAGCTCTACGCTCCGCCGGTGGGGCCGGTCACGCTGCACGAGAATACCGTCTCGCTCACCTTCAGGCCCGGCCGCGACGTCGGCTCGCCGCCCCTGCTGGTGAGCGCGTATCCCGCGGGGGTCGACCGGCTGGTCCGGATTGCCGCCACCACGGTCGGCGGAAGCGGCAGCCGGCTTTCGCTCCTGCCGGCGCCGGACGGTGGCTGGACCCTGGTGGGAAGGATCGGACTGTACCGGAGGACGGCGGGTCTTTCGGCGGTGGCGTACGATCCGGCCCGGCTGCTCACCGTGGTGTGGGCCGCGGCGCTGGAGCGGGCCGGCATCCGTTGGGTCAACCCGGGGGGACCGGTCGCCTTCACGCCCCGCACCACGACGGTGCTGGCACAGGTGGAGTCCGCGCCGTTCGACAGCGTGGCGACGGAGGTCAACCGCCGCAGTCTCAACATCGGAGCGGAGCTGATGCTGCAGTGGGCGGCCGGCAGTCAGACCGCTGGGCCCGAGCTGGTGACACAGCACGTCCGCGAGGTGGTGGGTCCCTCGGCGCGGGTGCTGCTGGTGGATGGGAGCGGACTCAGCGATCTCGATCGGATCAGCCCGCTCACCCAGGTGCTCTACCTGGCGCGCTACCCGCAGCTCCCCGGCAACCAGGGCTACCCGATGCTGCTCCCGGCCAACGGCACCGGGACGCTTCGGAACCTGCGCCAGGGAATGCATCGGGGCGTGGTGCACGCCAAGACGGGTACTCTGGAGAACGTCGCCGCCCTGGCCGGGTACCTCGGCCGCCCTGATGGCGTGTTGGTCATCTCGCTGATGTACAACGGACGCCGGATTCACGCCGCGCGGGCCGCCGAGTGGGAGATGTTTCGGCTGCTCGGCGCCGAGGGCGTGACCCTGAGCGGCATGCTGGAGACCCAAATGGGCGGCACCAGCACGAAGGCGGAAGAGTAG
- a CDS encoding alanyl-tRNA editing protein: protein MTDRLYYTDAYLTSFEATVLELADGGRRAYLDRTAFYPASGGQPCDRGWLDEIEVVDVVDEGERIAHLLASAVAEGPVRGRIDLPRRFDHMQQHTGQHLLSAILAELFGWQTLSVHFGRESATLDLDAESAGHEQIVAAEIRANEVVVENRPVRVSFEEASTAGGLRKPAARAGTLRIVSIERLDRSACGGTHVQATGEIGSILIRKVERVKQHTRLEFLCGGRAVRAARSDLDLLTRIATLHSALAEEVPALVAAQRAELKQAVAARRELEQELSRYRARELYQAARLRPDGIRVTLVREETGTAERLRPLAQAFGALPRTLFIGVVEDPPTILLASSEDSGIDAGRTLRAELERVGGRGGGSVRLAQGSGKDREGLEAVVGALAAPTG, encoded by the coding sequence ATGACCGACCGCCTCTACTACACCGACGCTTACCTTACCTCATTCGAGGCCACCGTCCTCGAGCTCGCGGACGGAGGCCGGCGGGCCTACCTCGATCGCACCGCCTTCTATCCCGCCTCCGGCGGCCAGCCGTGCGACCGGGGGTGGCTGGACGAGATCGAGGTCGTCGACGTAGTGGACGAGGGCGAGCGGATCGCGCACCTGCTGGCTTCAGCAGTCGCCGAGGGCCCTGTTCGGGGACGGATCGACTTGCCCCGCCGCTTCGACCACATGCAGCAGCACACCGGTCAGCACCTCCTCTCGGCAATCCTCGCGGAGCTGTTCGGCTGGCAAACGCTGAGCGTCCATTTCGGCCGGGAAAGCGCCACGCTCGATCTGGACGCCGAGTCGGCCGGCCACGAGCAGATCGTGGCGGCGGAGATCCGCGCCAATGAGGTGGTGGTCGAGAACCGGCCCGTCCGGGTGAGCTTCGAGGAGGCTTCCACCGCGGGTGGACTCCGGAAGCCGGCCGCGCGGGCCGGCACTTTGCGCATCGTGAGCATCGAGCGACTCGATCGCAGCGCCTGCGGGGGGACCCATGTGCAGGCCACCGGCGAGATCGGCTCCATCCTGATTCGCAAGGTCGAGCGGGTGAAGCAGCACACGCGCCTGGAGTTTCTGTGCGGAGGGCGCGCAGTCCGAGCCGCCCGGAGCGATCTCGATCTGCTGACCCGGATCGCGACCCTCCACTCCGCGCTCGCCGAGGAAGTGCCTGCCCTGGTCGCGGCTCAGCGGGCGGAGCTCAAGCAGGCGGTGGCGGCGCGGCGTGAGCTGGAGCAGGAGCTGAGCCGGTACCGCGCCCGCGAGCTGTATCAGGCGGCTCGGCTCCGGCCCGATGGCATCCGGGTGACCCTGGTCCGCGAGGAGACCGGCACCGCCGAACGGCTTCGGCCGCTGGCTCAGGCGTTCGGAGCGCTTCCGCGAACGCTCTTCATCGGAGTGGTAGAAGACCCGCCGACGATCCTGCTCGCGTCCTCCGAGGACTCCGGCATCGATGCGGGACGGACGCTGCGGGCGGAGCTGGAACGGGTGGGTGGGCGGGGTGGTGGATCGGTGCGGCTGGCGCAGGGCAGCGGGAAGGATCGAGAGGGACTCGAAGCCGTGGTGGGGGCGCTCGCGGCACCCACCGGCTGA
- a CDS encoding DUF2182 domain-containing protein yields MAGPTSGSNVLQAALRRERVIMALGLLGLAALAWVYIVRLAVPRMEMSMPMGAAGWSIEELGWLVTMWTVMMVAMMIPSATPAIVQYADVSRRRRARSLPAVSAGWFTLGYLLAWTAFAIVAATAQWVLHRAALLSPAMTSASPLLGGGLLIAAGLYQWLPLKGMCLTHCRSPLGVFAADWREGPGGALTMGLRHGSHCVGCCWLLMALLFVAGVMNLLWIAAIAGFVLVEKVVPGGRVVGRVAGAALLGWGVLTLAGRV; encoded by the coding sequence ATGGCTGGCCCAACAAGCGGTAGCAACGTGCTCCAGGCAGCGCTCCGGCGGGAACGGGTGATCATGGCCCTGGGGCTGCTCGGGCTCGCCGCGCTGGCGTGGGTATACATCGTACGCCTCGCGGTGCCGCGGATGGAGATGTCCATGCCGATGGGAGCCGCCGGCTGGAGCATCGAGGAGCTCGGCTGGCTGGTGACGATGTGGACGGTCATGATGGTGGCCATGATGATTCCCTCCGCCACGCCAGCCATTGTGCAGTACGCCGACGTCTCTCGCCGCCGGCGCGCTCGGTCCCTCCCGGCCGTCTCTGCCGGCTGGTTCACGCTGGGCTATCTGCTCGCCTGGACGGCCTTCGCCATCGTCGCGGCCACCGCCCAATGGGTGCTGCACCGCGCCGCGCTGCTCTCCCCGGCGATGACCAGTGCGAGCCCGCTGCTGGGCGGGGGGCTGCTCATTGCGGCGGGGCTGTACCAGTGGCTTCCGCTCAAGGGCATGTGCCTCACCCATTGCCGCTCGCCTCTGGGAGTCTTCGCGGCCGATTGGCGGGAGGGACCGGGCGGCGCGCTCACGATGGGTCTCCGCCACGGCAGTCACTGTGTAGGCTGCTGCTGGCTGCTGATGGCGCTGCTCTTCGTGGCCGGCGTGATGAACTTGCTCTGGATCGCGGCGATCGCGGGATTCGTGCTGGTGGAGAAGGTGGTGCCGGGGGGCCGGGTGGTGGGCCGTGTGGCGGGGGCGGCGCTGCTGGGTTGGGGCGTGCTCACGCTGGCCGGTCGAGTCTGA
- a CDS encoding NAD(P)/FAD-dependent oxidoreductase — MGAALRASPTAAVLGRIGLPEPVRQLAARPWDVIVVGAGHNGLACAAYLARAGRRVLVLEARANVGGACTLEEPWPGVRMSPCAYVVGLLHPLVMRELDLPGHGFRWTPAAGGLFVPFEDGSSIQLWNDDARCEEEIRLFAPGDLSGWRAMQAVKRRLRDALRPEGDGDLWADPAPRREEIERRLRGDAEARGLLFEWSMVELVERYLADERMQLAYLGQGIIGTNASPHDPGTASVYYHHASGRMDGMPGTWGYVAGGMGMISFLLCDIAREAGAVIATQVPVARIRPGEGVELASGELIQAPRVVSNADPRMTLSLLDGAADPAWSRQVLAVPIEGVTVKVNMMLRELPDFTARPGTCEPHHTGQVNTPLSKDEWRSHHRAANAGLLPPRTWNELYLQTVFDPSVAPPGVHTLSVFAQYVPYRFRDGSWEARREEVGRVVVESIARFCSNLPEAILAMEVLGPPDIEQRVGLTGGHIFQGEILPEYMWDRRLQARTPMPGVYLCGAGTHPGGSVIGINGRNAAAVVLADG, encoded by the coding sequence GTGGGCGCAGCCCTGCGCGCGAGTCCCACTGCCGCCGTCCTGGGCCGGATCGGTCTGCCCGAGCCGGTGCGTCAGCTGGCCGCGCGGCCGTGGGATGTCATCGTGGTGGGGGCCGGGCACAACGGGCTCGCCTGCGCGGCCTATCTGGCCCGCGCCGGCCGACGAGTGCTCGTGCTGGAGGCGCGGGCAAACGTGGGCGGCGCCTGCACGCTGGAGGAGCCCTGGCCCGGGGTCCGGATGTCGCCCTGCGCGTACGTGGTAGGTCTGCTGCATCCGCTGGTCATGCGGGAGCTCGATCTGCCGGGGCATGGGTTCCGCTGGACGCCGGCAGCGGGCGGGCTGTTCGTTCCGTTCGAGGACGGGAGCAGCATCCAGCTGTGGAACGACGACGCCCGCTGCGAGGAGGAGATCCGCCTCTTCGCCCCGGGCGACCTCTCCGGTTGGCGGGCGATGCAGGCGGTGAAGCGGCGGCTCCGCGACGCGCTCCGTCCCGAGGGCGACGGCGATCTCTGGGCGGACCCCGCGCCGCGCCGGGAGGAGATCGAGCGCCGGCTTCGGGGGGACGCCGAAGCGCGTGGCCTGCTCTTCGAGTGGTCGATGGTGGAGCTGGTGGAGCGCTACCTCGCGGACGAGCGGATGCAGCTGGCCTACCTGGGGCAGGGGATCATCGGCACCAACGCCAGCCCGCACGATCCGGGCACCGCCTCGGTCTACTATCACCACGCCTCGGGCCGGATGGACGGGATGCCGGGAACCTGGGGCTACGTCGCCGGCGGCATGGGAATGATCTCGTTCCTGCTCTGCGACATCGCCCGGGAAGCGGGGGCGGTGATCGCCACCCAGGTTCCGGTCGCGCGGATCCGACCGGGAGAAGGCGTGGAGCTCGCGTCCGGCGAGCTGATTCAGGCGCCGCGAGTGGTCTCCAATGCTGACCCGCGCATGACCCTGTCGCTGCTGGACGGTGCGGCAGATCCGGCGTGGTCCCGCCAGGTGCTGGCGGTGCCGATCGAGGGGGTCACCGTCAAGGTCAACATGATGCTGCGGGAGCTGCCCGATTTCACGGCCCGCCCCGGCACGTGCGAGCCGCACCACACCGGCCAGGTGAACACGCCACTCAGCAAGGACGAGTGGCGGAGCCACCACCGGGCCGCCAACGCGGGGCTGCTTCCGCCGCGGACCTGGAACGAGCTCTATCTGCAGACGGTCTTCGACCCCAGCGTGGCGCCCCCGGGGGTCCACACGCTCAGCGTGTTCGCGCAGTACGTGCCGTATCGGTTTCGGGACGGAAGCTGGGAGGCGCGGCGGGAGGAAGTGGGGCGAGTGGTCGTGGAGTCGATCGCGCGCTTCTGCAGCAACCTGCCCGAGGCGATCCTGGCGATGGAGGTGCTGGGTCCGCCCGATATTGAGCAGCGAGTGGGGCTCACGGGTGGGCACATCTTCCAGGGGGAGATTCTGCCGGAGTACATGTGGGATCGCCGGCTGCAGGCGCGGACGCCGATGCCGGGGGTGTATCTCTGCGGGGCCGGAACCCACCCGGGTGGGAGCGTGATCGGGATCAACGGGCGGAACGCGGCCGCCGTGGTTCTGGCCGACGGGTGA
- a CDS encoding putative zinc-binding metallopeptidase, with protein MPPANRRRPARRAELRCVCGQALKRYWAHCPNCSRTLQWRDLGNVTGAECYNCGWMVSDKSSYCPWCGVDIFEEGYSAEQPLKAPKGFRMDARCDWGCGGGVQYPMSFCPWCGRAQSWNYDDQFEGECPHCTRGVDDWMNACPWCGNDATGRDLIPRALTRVRRLLLVSRIRDWGYRVLLRPGVSGVDPRYPKAVEIEQSYVVGKRRREEIPWTMLVGLLTHELGHSFLYQHWDWTRSRRFIRAFGEVDKAYRGMDNTWVYFQRRRVAIAPRDFVSAYAAKHPQEDFAETFRFYVTRRGRLRDLFAEFGQKRKGVILYEKFLVLHDFVRALRGWG; from the coding sequence ATGCCGCCCGCTAACCGCCGCCGACCCGCGCGCCGTGCCGAGCTCCGCTGCGTCTGCGGGCAGGCGCTCAAACGCTATTGGGCCCACTGCCCCAACTGCAGCCGCACCCTTCAATGGCGTGATCTCGGCAACGTGACCGGGGCGGAGTGCTATAACTGCGGCTGGATGGTGTCGGACAAGTCGTCCTACTGTCCCTGGTGCGGGGTGGACATCTTCGAGGAGGGCTACTCGGCCGAACAGCCGCTCAAGGCCCCCAAGGGCTTCCGGATGGACGCGCGCTGCGACTGGGGCTGCGGCGGCGGGGTGCAGTACCCCATGAGCTTCTGTCCCTGGTGCGGCCGGGCGCAGTCGTGGAACTACGACGATCAGTTCGAGGGCGAGTGCCCTCACTGCACGCGCGGGGTGGACGACTGGATGAACGCCTGCCCCTGGTGCGGCAACGACGCCACCGGCCGGGACTTGATTCCCCGCGCGCTCACCCGGGTGCGCCGGCTGCTGCTGGTGTCCCGGATTCGCGACTGGGGCTACCGCGTGCTGCTGCGGCCGGGCGTCTCGGGAGTGGATCCGCGCTACCCCAAGGCGGTCGAGATCGAGCAGAGCTACGTGGTGGGCAAGCGCCGGCGGGAAGAGATCCCCTGGACCATGCTGGTCGGGCTTCTCACCCACGAGTTGGGCCACAGCTTTCTCTACCAACATTGGGACTGGACCCGGAGCCGGCGATTCATCCGGGCGTTCGGCGAGGTCGACAAGGCGTACCGGGGGATGGACAACACCTGGGTCTACTTCCAGCGCCGCCGGGTGGCCATCGCCCCGCGCGACTTCGTCAGCGCCTATGCCGCCAAGCACCCGCAGGAGGACTTTGCCGAGACCTTCCGGTTCTACGTTACCCGGCGAGGCCGGCTGAGAGACCTGTTCGCCGAATTCGGGCAGAAGCGGAAGGGTGTGATTCTGTACGAGAAGTTTCTGGTGCTGCACGACTTTGTGCGGGCGTTACGGGGATGGGGTTAG